The following coding sequences are from one Sander lucioperca isolate FBNREF2018 chromosome 2, SLUC_FBN_1.2, whole genome shotgun sequence window:
- the bag4 gene encoding BAG family molecular chaperone regulator 4, translating into MHHHQMQSNPKPDSENTNGTWTNSMDASQYPGYPSHYWYPQSHSSGHYANGYPSGSEVQPQYNPQVMPAGYPNGHGVYSPAQTQYPASGFHPSNPFYCADAQRPAPGPYPSQGGPAEQSSGPSGQPHSQHQHHHYPGPHCQGAPGYPPGAYPHYSEGGHANPPYPPGQPLHPNPQADAWAHSGAYAPPQQQPWPPGQQPPQNHYGNPVRPAHPPAWPGTGTGAPPPYQPKDQQQPRAPQAGPKPRPTPSLNPQSAKPAEISSPPQLYNKPGRGEPNPSPAPVPAPAPAQAPLSDNPGLAKVQQVMARMLLLQEDVDEFVGRKTDKSYRYLEELLTKELLELDSVETQGQDNVRQARKDAVQKIQAILDRLERKAF; encoded by the exons ATGCATCATCATCAAATGCAGTCAAATCCTAAACCCGACTCTGAAAACACTAACGGGACCTGGACTAACAGCATG gacGCTTCTCAGTACCCAGGTTACCCGTCACATTACTGGTATCCTCAGTCTCATTCCTCAGGACACTATGCAAACGGCTATCCCTCAGGATCAGAGGTCCAGCCACAGTACAACCCACAG GTAATGCCTGCAGGTTATCCAAATGGCCACGGTGTCTACAGCCCAGCGCAGACTCAATATCCGGCGAGTGGTTTCCACCCGTCCAACCCTTTCTACTGTGCGGACGCTCAGAGGCCGGCTCCAGGTCCGTATCCGAGCCAGGGCGGTCCAGCGGAGCAGAGCAGCGGGCCGTCCGGGCAGCCACACTCTCAACACCAACACCATCACTATCCTGGTCCACACTGCCAAGGG GCTCCTGGATATCCTCCCGGTGCGTACCCTCACTACAGCGAGGGGGGCCATGCGAACCCGCCGTACCCGCCCGGCCAGCCTCTCCACCCTAACCCCCAGGCCGACGCGTGGGCGCACTCCGGTGCGTACGCCCCGCCACAGCAGCAGCCGTGGCCGCCCGGCCAGCAGCCTCCACAGAACCACTACGGGAACCCTGTCCGTCCAGCGCACCCCCCAGCATGGCCCGGGACGGGAACCGGGGCTCCGCCTCCCTACCAACCCAAG GACCAACAGCAGCCACGCGCTCCACAGGCGGGACCCAAACCGCGGCCGACGCCCTCCCTGAATCCCCAGAGTGCAAAGCCTGCCGAAATAAGCTCACCCCCCCAACTGTACAACAAACCAGGGAGAGGTGAGCCCAATCCTTCGCCCGCTCCAGTCCCCGCCCCGGCTCCCGCCCAGGCCCCGCTGAGCGATAACCCCGGCCTGGCGAAGGTCCAGCAGGTCATGGCGAGAATGCTTCTGCTCCAGGAAGACGTGGACGAGTTTGTcggcagaaagacagacaagagCTACCGGTATCTGGAGGAACTGCTGACCAAAGAGCTGCTGGAGCTGGACTCCGTGGAGACTCAGGGACAGGACAACGTGCGGCAGGCCCGAAAGGACGCGGTGCAGAAGATCCAGGCCATCCTGGACCGCCTGGAGAGGAAAGCCTTCTGA
- the lsm1 gene encoding U6 snRNA-associated Sm-like protein LSm1, whose amino-acid sequence MNYVPGTASLIDDIDKKHLVLLRDGRTLIGYLRSIDQFANLVFHQTVERIHVGKKFGDIPRGIFIVRGENVVLLGEIDVEKPCDAVLQQVSIEEILEEQRLQQQAKQETEKVKIAALKDRGLSIPKADNLDEY is encoded by the exons ATGAACTACGTACCGGGGACGGCCAGCCTCATCGACGACATCGACA AGAAGCACCTGGTGCTGCTCCGGGATGGAaggactctgattggctacctCAGGAGCATCGACCAGTTCG CTAATTTAGTTTTTCACCAGACAGTCGAGCGCATCCACGTGGGGAAGAAGTTTGGAGACATCCCCCGAGGAATCTTCATCGTGAGAGGAGAGAATGTGGTGCTGCTCGGAGAGATA GATGTGGAGAAGCCCTGCGACGCCGTCCTGCAGCAGGTCTCCATCGAGGAGATCCTGGAGGAGCAGCGGTTGCAGCAGCAAGCCAAACAGGAGACGGAGAAAGTCAAAATAGCCGCCCTGAAGGACCGAGGCCTTTCCATCCCCAAAGCCGACAACTTGGACGAATACTGA